TCACGTCGACGTCCCCGAGTGGCCCCTTGATCGCGCCGATGTGTCCGGGTCCGACCGTCGACGCCGGGAACAGTTTGAGCAGGTCGGCGCCGGCCTCCATCGCGGTCACTGCCTCGGTCGGCGTCATGATCCCCGGCGCGGCGAGTACGTCGTGTCGGTTACAGGTTCGGACGACGTCGACCTCGAGGTGTGGCGAGACGACGAACTCCGCGCCTGCATCGATCATCGACTGTGCGGTCGCAGCGTCGAGGACGGTGCCAGCACCGACGACCGCGTCGGTGTCGGCCAGTTCCCGCGTGACGGCGGCCATCTTCTCTCTGGCGTATTTTCCGTCGGCCGTGATCTCGATCGCGGCGACGCCACCCTCGTGGATCGCTCGAGCGACGGGGACAATGTCGTCCTCGTCGACGCCACGGAGGACGGCGACGACGCCGCCCTCGGCAATGCGGTCGCGAACTGCTCGAACGTCGGTCATCGTACTCGGTACCTCCATTCGAGAGTGCGTGGATACGTACGATTGCTGCCAGTGATCCGTCGAGTCATTACGCTCGACGTTCTCCCCCTCGATCCATGAAGTTTACTCACAGAATAAAGCCTACTCCTCGAGCGGCCGGATCGTCACCGACTCGGCCTCGAAATCCTCGAGGAAGGCACCAGTGCCGCCGACGCTGTACCGGTCGCCGTCGACGTCGATCTCGAAGGCGTTCTCGATCGGAACCGTCGACGTGGCCGGTCGAACCAGGCTCTGGCGGACGTCGACGATCTCTCCCGAGAGCGTCGACGGGAGGTCGCGCTCGCCGACTGGTGTCCCCTCGACGGTCGCCTCGAGTCGAGTGTCGGCCGCCTGGTGGAGGGCGATCTGGAAGACGGCGTTCCGGAATCCCTCGTACGTTCCCGGGAGGTCGGCCGGCGGTGCGACGTACTGTTCTTCGGCAGTCGGCCAGTAGTTCGCCAGGAACGAACCGGTGAGGACGGGGACGAGCTGTTCCTGTGAGAGAGCGATCGCTCGCGTGTCGCTGGTCGAACTCGTGAGAATCTGGCTGGGTGCCAGCAGTCCGTGCTGGCGGTCGACCGTCAACATCGTGGGCACGAGCGCGTCCCACGTCCGGACCGTACTCGCCGTCCCCGCGACCGACGCCGCGTCGATCTGGTCCCCGTCGGCCGTCCCGACGAGCAACAGGACGAGGACGTCACGGTTGGCGGTCTCCTCGAGTGTAGACCGGACTTGTGGCAGGACCGACGCGGGCAGTGACAGCGTCACCTCGTCTCCTGCCCTCGCGAGTAACTCTTCGATTCGTTTGAGAACCGTCTGGCGGGACTTGATCACCTCGAACTGCTCGCCGGTTCGTTCGGTCGTCGTGTACCGCGACTGCAGTTCCGGCTCCATCTCCTCGACGCTGTGTGTGA
This region of Natronobacterium texcoconense genomic DNA includes:
- a CDS encoding bifunctional 4-hydroxy-2-oxoglutarate aldolase/2-dehydro-3-deoxy-phosphogluconate aldolase: MTDVRAVRDRIAEGGVVAVLRGVDEDDIVPVARAIHEGGVAAIEITADGKYAREKMAAVTRELADTDAVVGAGTVLDAATAQSMIDAGAEFVVSPHLEVDVVRTCNRHDVLAAPGIMTPTEAVTAMEAGADLLKLFPASTVGPGHIGAIKGPLGDVDVIPTGGISAGNAGEYLEAGALAVGAGGAIVDDEAIADGDMDRVRESAATFVEAVDDARE
- a CDS encoding TrmB family transcriptional regulator produces the protein MDTDGLAGLLERFGLSEKEIDTYLAILDHGESKASTIADAADVSKRYVYSISEELEERGFVEVDDHAVPTVVRPVDPETVVERLTHSVEEMEPELQSRYTTTERTGEQFEVIKSRQTVLKRIEELLARAGDEVTLSLPASVLPQVRSTLEETANRDVLVLLLVGTADGDQIDAASVAGTASTVRTWDALVPTMLTVDRQHGLLAPSQILTSSTSDTRAIALSQEQLVPVLTGSFLANYWPTAEEQYVAPPADLPGTYEGFRNAVFQIALHQAADTRLEATVEGTPVGERDLPSTLSGEIVDVRQSLVRPATSTVPIENAFEIDVDGDRYSVGGTGAFLEDFEAESVTIRPLEE